One genomic window of Cricetulus griseus strain 17A/GY chromosome 3, alternate assembly CriGri-PICRH-1.0, whole genome shotgun sequence includes the following:
- the LOC100762543 gene encoding small EDRK-rich factor 2-like — MKKQKDSVKGKRQDDGLSAVALKQRDLGIMQQKQKKANEKKEEPK, encoded by the coding sequence atgaagaagcagaaagattcaGTTAAGGGAAAGCGCCAAGATGATGGGCTTTCTGCTGTCGCCCTCAAGCAGAGGGACTTGGGGATTAtgcagcagaagcagaaaaaggCAAACGAGAAGAAAGAGGAACCCAAGTAG